Proteins encoded by one window of Rutidosis leptorrhynchoides isolate AG116_Rl617_1_P2 chromosome 7, CSIRO_AGI_Rlap_v1, whole genome shotgun sequence:
- the LOC139859414 gene encoding basic leucine zipper 4-like: MLPYFFTSGDHLLSDFPGIFETDPFDQEPVFSFSGSDNSTPKANSTDEVTIIDDRKQRRMISNRESARRSRMRKQKHVENLRNQLNRFKTGNRDLKNRLRVLNIHGMILREENRKLYSESVILQQKLWNVRQVLLFRQLNEQVLPFAWPCNNNVTYINEQQNPPSVSLIT; the protein is encoded by the coding sequence ATGTTGCCTTATTTTTTCACATCCGGTGACCATCTCCTTTCCGACTTTCCCGGGATTTTTGAAACCGACCCGTTTGATCAAGAACCGGTTTTTTCCTTCTCCGGTTCAGACAACTCAACCCCAAAAGCCAACAGCACTGATGAAGTTACCATAATCGATGACCGTAAACAAAGACGTATGATATCGAACCGTGAATCGGCACGAAGGTCTCGTATGAGAAAACAAAAGCACGTGGAGAACTTAAGGAACCAGTTGAACCGGTTTAAAACCGGGAACAGGGACCTTAAGAACCGGTTACGGGTTTTAAACATCCATGGAATGATCTTACGAGAAGAAAACCGGAAACTTTATTCGGAATCGGTGATTCTACAACAAAAACTTTGGAACGTACGTCAAGTGTTGCTTTTCCGACAACTCAACGAGCAGGTGTTACCATTTGCATGGCCATGCAATAATAATGTTACGTACATCAATGAACAACAAAATCCACCATCAGTATCATTAATCACATAA